One Mycobacterium sp. SMC-4 DNA window includes the following coding sequences:
- a CDS encoding proline--tRNA ligase, with the protein MITRMSELFLRTLRDDPADAEVPSHKLLIRAGYVRPVGPGLYSWLPLGLKVLRKIEQIVREEMNAIRGQEILFPALLPRAPYETTNRWTEYGDNLFRLQDRRRNDYLLGPTHEEMFTLTVKGEYSSYKDFPLRLYQIQTKYRDEARPRAGILRGREFLMKDSYSFDVDDDGLKQAYAAHREAYQRIFDRLQVRYVIVSAVSGAMGGSASEEFLADSEVGEDTYVRCPESGYAANVEAVLTKVPDPLPIDGQPPATVYDTPGTPTIATLVDWANGADLPQFAGRTVSAADTLKNVLVKVREPGGDWELLAVGVPGDREVDDKRLGAALEPAEYALLDDADFARYHFLVKGYIGPKALQANGVRYLVDPRIVDGTSWITGADEQGRHVVGLVAGRDFTPDGTIEAAEVREGDPSPDGAGRLVAARGIEIGHVFQLGRKYTDAFAADVLGEDGKPVRLTMGSYGVGVSRLVAVIAEQQHDELGLRWPASVSPFGVHMVIANKDAQARAGATELAEALDRMGIDVLLDDRQASPGVKFKDAELLGVPWIVVVGRGWADGVVELRNRFSGEKRDLPAAAAATDIAGVIR; encoded by the coding sequence GTGATCACCCGTATGTCCGAGCTGTTCCTGCGCACGCTGCGCGACGACCCGGCCGACGCCGAGGTTCCCAGCCACAAGCTGCTCATCCGGGCCGGCTACGTCCGTCCTGTCGGACCCGGTCTGTACAGCTGGTTGCCACTCGGGCTGAAGGTGCTGCGCAAGATCGAGCAGATCGTGCGCGAGGAGATGAATGCCATCAGGGGACAGGAGATCCTGTTTCCCGCGCTGTTGCCGCGCGCCCCGTATGAGACCACCAACCGCTGGACCGAATACGGCGACAACCTGTTCCGGTTGCAGGACCGCCGCCGCAACGACTACCTGCTGGGCCCCACGCACGAGGAGATGTTCACCCTGACTGTCAAGGGTGAGTACTCCTCGTACAAGGATTTCCCGCTGCGGCTCTACCAGATTCAGACCAAGTACCGCGACGAGGCGCGGCCGCGGGCCGGCATCCTGCGTGGACGCGAGTTCCTGATGAAGGATTCCTATTCCTTCGACGTCGACGACGATGGCCTGAAGCAGGCCTATGCCGCGCACCGTGAGGCTTATCAGCGGATCTTCGACCGACTGCAGGTCCGCTATGTCATCGTCTCGGCGGTCTCGGGTGCGATGGGCGGCAGCGCCTCCGAGGAGTTCCTCGCCGACAGCGAGGTGGGTGAGGACACCTACGTGCGCTGCCCGGAATCCGGGTACGCCGCCAACGTCGAGGCAGTGCTCACCAAGGTGCCCGACCCGCTGCCCATCGACGGCCAGCCGCCGGCCACGGTGTACGACACCCCGGGCACCCCGACGATCGCCACGCTCGTGGACTGGGCCAACGGCGCCGACCTGCCACAGTTCGCCGGTCGGACGGTATCTGCTGCTGACACTCTGAAGAACGTTTTGGTCAAAGTCCGTGAACCGGGCGGTGATTGGGAGCTGCTGGCGGTCGGCGTCCCTGGCGACCGCGAGGTGGACGACAAGCGCCTGGGTGCGGCTCTGGAACCCGCCGAGTACGCGCTGCTCGACGACGCCGACTTCGCCCGGTACCACTTCCTGGTGAAAGGCTATATCGGTCCGAAGGCGCTGCAGGCCAACGGCGTTCGCTACCTCGTCGACCCGCGTATCGTCGACGGAACGTCCTGGATCACCGGCGCCGACGAGCAGGGCCGACACGTCGTGGGTCTGGTCGCCGGGCGCGACTTCACCCCGGACGGCACCATCGAGGCCGCCGAGGTCCGCGAGGGGGACCCCTCACCGGACGGGGCGGGCCGGCTGGTCGCCGCACGTGGCATCGAGATCGGACACGTCTTTCAGTTGGGCCGCAAGTACACCGACGCGTTCGCCGCTGATGTCCTCGGCGAGGACGGTAAACCAGTCCGGCTGACCATGGGCAGCTACGGCGTCGGTGTGTCGCGTCTGGTGGCGGTGATCGCCGAACAGCAGCATGATGAGCTCGGTTTGCGCTGGCCGGCCTCGGTGTCCCCGTTCGGCGTGCACATGGTGATCGCCAACAAGGACGCGCAAGCCCGGGCCGGTGCCACCGAGCTGGCCGAAGCGCTGGACCGGATGGGCATCGACGTACTGCTCGACGACCGGCAGGCCTCGCCGGGGGTGAAGTTCAAAGATGCCGAACTGCTCGGCGTGCCCTGGATCGTCGTGGTCGGGCGCGGCTGGGCCGACGGTGTAGTGGAGTTGCGCAACCGGTTCAGCGGGGAAAAGCGCGACCTGCCGGCGGCGGCTGCCGCGACCGACATTGCGGGCGTGATCCGCTGA
- a CDS encoding YlxR family protein produces the protein MRRRTAHPSEGPVRTCIGCRKRELAVELLRVVVAADGIDPGNGPSIVTVDAAGTLPGRGAWLHPDPQCLHAAIRRRAFGRALRITGSPDITAVMVHFGACAETR, from the coding sequence ATGCGCAGACGCACCGCCCACCCTTCCGAGGGACCAGTGCGGACGTGCATCGGATGCCGGAAACGAGAGCTGGCCGTCGAACTGCTTCGGGTTGTCGTTGCCGCCGACGGGATCGATCCTGGGAATGGTCCCAGCATCGTGACCGTTGACGCAGCGGGGACATTGCCGGGGCGGGGTGCCTGGCTGCATCCCGATCCGCAGTGTCTGCACGCGGCGATTCGCCGGCGGGCATTCGGCCGAGCGTTACGGATCACCGGTTCACCGGACATCACCGCGGTGATGGTGCATTTCGGAGCATGTGCCGAGACGCGCTGA
- a CDS encoding cobyrinate a,c-diamide synthase, whose translation MSTPAVVIAAPASGSGKTTVATGVMSALRRAGHRVAPFKVGPDFIDPGYHALAAERPGRNLDPVLVGEQLIGPLYRHGSDDADIAVVEGVMGLFDGRISEVATPGAARGSTAHVAALLGAPVVLVVDARGQSHSVAALLHGFATFDPAVRIAGVILNRVGSPRHDAVLRQACEQAGVPVLGAIPRADELAVPSRHLGLVTAIEHGAHAESAVEAMAGLVARHVDLPALVAAARSHVADSPWTPAVGEPVSAPVTVALAAGRAFSFGYAEHVEMLRAAGSEVAAFDPLREPLPADADALVLPGGFPEEFGAELSANEAVRAQIAVLAARGAPIHAECAGLTYLVDDLDGVPMCGVIGGSARFTDRLTLGYRDAVAVVDSPLHTAGERVVGHEFHRTTVDFAQAVQPAWRLRGQGGRVADDGVVQDRVHAAYLHTHPAAQPHAVAGFVGAAATSKLAG comes from the coding sequence GTGAGTACGCCGGCGGTGGTGATCGCCGCGCCGGCCTCCGGGAGCGGGAAGACCACCGTCGCGACCGGTGTGATGAGCGCGTTGCGGCGCGCCGGTCACCGGGTGGCGCCATTCAAGGTGGGCCCGGACTTCATCGACCCCGGTTACCACGCGCTGGCGGCCGAACGTCCCGGTCGCAATCTCGATCCGGTGCTGGTCGGCGAGCAGCTGATCGGCCCGCTCTACCGGCACGGCAGCGACGATGCTGACATCGCCGTCGTGGAGGGCGTCATGGGCTTGTTCGACGGACGGATCAGCGAGGTCGCGACACCCGGCGCCGCCCGTGGTTCCACCGCACATGTCGCCGCGCTGCTGGGCGCGCCGGTGGTGCTGGTGGTGGACGCGCGCGGGCAGAGCCACAGCGTCGCGGCGCTGCTGCATGGGTTCGCCACCTTCGACCCCGCCGTGCGCATCGCCGGGGTGATCCTCAATCGAGTCGGCTCCCCGCGTCACGATGCGGTGTTGCGGCAGGCCTGTGAGCAGGCGGGGGTCCCCGTGCTGGGCGCCATCCCGCGGGCCGACGAGCTCGCTGTGCCCTCGCGCCATCTGGGTCTGGTCACCGCGATCGAGCACGGTGCGCACGCCGAATCCGCGGTCGAGGCGATGGCCGGGCTGGTCGCCCGCCACGTCGATCTGCCCGCATTGGTCGCTGCGGCGCGCAGCCACGTCGCCGATTCACCCTGGACGCCGGCGGTGGGTGAACCCGTCAGTGCACCGGTGACCGTGGCGCTGGCAGCCGGGCGGGCCTTCAGCTTCGGTTACGCCGAGCACGTGGAGATGCTGCGCGCCGCCGGATCTGAGGTGGCCGCGTTCGATCCGCTGCGCGAGCCGCTGCCCGCCGACGCCGACGCTCTGGTTTTGCCCGGTGGGTTCCCCGAGGAGTTCGGCGCCGAGCTCTCGGCCAACGAGGCCGTACGCGCGCAGATCGCCGTGCTGGCCGCGCGCGGCGCACCGATCCACGCCGAGTGCGCCGGACTGACCTATCTGGTCGACGATCTCGACGGCGTGCCGATGTGCGGGGTGATCGGCGGGTCGGCGAGGTTCACCGACAGGCTGACGCTGGGCTACCGCGATGCAGTCGCGGTGGTCGATTCGCCGCTGCACACCGCCGGTGAGCGGGTGGTGGGACACGAGTTCCATCGCACCACCGTCGACTTCGCGCAGGCTGTACAGCCGGCCTGGCGGCTGCGCGGACAGGGCGGCCGGGTCGCCGACGACGGTGTCGTCCAGGACCGGGTGCACGCGGCCTACCTGCACACCCATCCGGCCGCCCAACCGCACGCCGTCGCCGGCTTCGTGGGTGCGGCCGCAACCTCTAAGCTCGCCGGGTGA
- the cobA gene encoding uroporphyrinogen-III C-methyltransferase, translated as MGTDDAYLVGLRLAGKKVVVVGGGTVAQRRLPLLVASGADVHVITKAATPVVEAIDGITLTLREFREGDLEGAWYVIAATDDPGVNAAIVAEAESRHVFCVRADVAVEGTAVTPATFDHEGLSVGVLAGGEHRRSAAIRTAIREALHQGLISENDGDVPGVVKGGVALVGGGPGDPELMTVRGRRLLAHADVVVADRLAPQELLAELSPDIEVIDAAKIPYGRAMAQEAINNVLVERARQGKFVVRLKGGDPFVFARGYEEVIACAEAGIPVTVVPGVTSAIAVPALAGVPVTHRGLTHEFVVVSGHLAPDHPESLVNWDALAAMSGTIVLLMAVERIELFVRALLEGGRPADTPVLVVQHGTTSAQRTLRATLAEAPESIRSEGIRPPAIIVIGTVAGFGA; from the coding sequence ATGGGTACCGATGACGCCTATCTGGTGGGCCTGCGGCTGGCCGGCAAGAAGGTCGTGGTCGTCGGCGGCGGCACGGTGGCGCAGCGGCGGTTGCCGCTGCTGGTAGCCAGTGGTGCCGACGTGCATGTCATCACCAAGGCCGCCACTCCGGTGGTCGAAGCCATCGACGGAATCACCCTGACATTGCGGGAGTTTCGGGAGGGCGACCTCGAAGGTGCCTGGTATGTGATTGCCGCCACCGATGACCCGGGCGTCAACGCCGCGATCGTGGCCGAAGCCGAGAGCAGACACGTGTTCTGCGTGCGCGCCGACGTGGCAGTCGAAGGCACCGCGGTCACGCCCGCGACGTTCGACCACGAGGGGTTGTCGGTGGGTGTGCTTGCCGGTGGCGAACACCGCCGCTCGGCGGCGATCCGCACCGCGATCCGGGAAGCCCTGCACCAGGGCTTGATCTCGGAGAACGACGGTGATGTGCCGGGGGTCGTCAAGGGCGGTGTGGCACTGGTCGGTGGCGGCCCGGGCGACCCGGAGCTGATGACGGTGCGCGGTCGGCGCCTGCTCGCCCATGCCGACGTCGTCGTCGCCGACCGACTGGCCCCCCAGGAACTGCTCGCCGAACTCTCGCCGGATATCGAGGTCATCGACGCGGCCAAGATTCCGTATGGGCGGGCCATGGCGCAGGAGGCGATCAACAACGTGCTCGTCGAGCGGGCCCGGCAGGGCAAGTTCGTCGTCCGGCTCAAAGGCGGCGATCCGTTCGTCTTCGCGCGCGGGTACGAAGAGGTCATCGCGTGCGCCGAGGCCGGGATTCCGGTCACGGTGGTTCCTGGTGTGACCAGCGCCATAGCGGTGCCCGCTCTGGCCGGGGTGCCGGTCACCCACCGCGGCCTGACCCACGAATTCGTCGTGGTCAGCGGCCACCTGGCACCCGACCACCCCGAATCGTTAGTGAATTGGGATGCGCTGGCCGCGATGAGCGGCACGATCGTGTTGCTGATGGCCGTGGAGCGCATCGAACTCTTCGTCAGGGCTCTGCTGGAAGGGGGTAGACCAGCGGATACGCCGGTCCTTGTGGTCCAACACGGCACCACGAGCGCCCAACGCACATTGCGGGCGACGCTGGCCGAGGCGCCGGAGAGCATCCGGTCGGAGGGCATTCGGCCGCCGGCGATCATCGTGATAGGAACGGTGGCAGGCTTCGGCGCTTAG
- the nusA gene encoding transcription termination factor NusA: MNIDMAALHAIESDKGISVDVVVDTIKSALLTAYRHTEGHEPDARIDIDRKTGVVKVMARQTDADGNVLHEWDDTPEGFGRIAATTARQVILQRLRDAENEKNYGEFSAREGDIVAGVIQRDARANARGLVVVRMGSETKGSEGVIPVAEQVPGERYEHGDRLRCYVVGVTRGAREPLITLSRTHPNLVRKLFSLEVPEIADGSVEIVAVAREAGHRSKIAVASRLPGLNAKGACIGPMGQRVRNVMSELSGEKIDIIDYDEDPARFVANALSPAKVISVTVIDETTRAARVIVPDFQLSLAIGKEGQNARLAARLTGWRIDIRSDDAAADGEPERRPARPDAARGVRGEH; the protein is encoded by the coding sequence GTGAACATCGACATGGCTGCCCTGCACGCAATCGAGTCCGACAAGGGGATCAGCGTCGACGTCGTCGTCGACACCATCAAATCCGCGCTCTTGACCGCCTATCGACACACCGAAGGCCACGAGCCCGACGCACGGATCGACATCGACCGCAAGACCGGTGTGGTCAAGGTGATGGCCCGCCAGACCGACGCGGACGGCAACGTGCTCCACGAGTGGGACGACACCCCGGAGGGCTTCGGCCGCATCGCGGCGACCACAGCGCGCCAGGTCATCCTGCAGCGTCTGCGCGACGCGGAGAACGAGAAGAACTACGGCGAGTTCTCTGCGCGGGAGGGCGACATCGTCGCCGGTGTCATCCAGCGTGACGCGCGCGCCAACGCCCGCGGGCTGGTGGTGGTGCGGATGGGCAGCGAAACCAAGGGCTCCGAGGGCGTGATACCAGTCGCCGAACAGGTGCCCGGCGAACGTTACGAACACGGTGACCGGCTGCGTTGTTATGTCGTCGGTGTGACCCGTGGGGCGCGCGAGCCGCTGATCACTTTGTCGCGCACGCATCCCAATCTGGTCCGTAAATTGTTTTCCCTGGAGGTACCCGAGATCGCCGACGGCTCCGTCGAGATCGTCGCCGTAGCCCGTGAGGCCGGCCACCGCTCCAAGATCGCGGTCGCGTCGCGGTTGCCTGGTCTCAACGCCAAGGGCGCCTGCATCGGGCCGATGGGGCAGCGCGTGCGTAACGTCATGAGCGAATTGTCCGGCGAGAAGATCGACATCATCGACTACGACGAGGACCCGGCGCGCTTTGTGGCCAATGCGCTCTCGCCGGCCAAGGTGATCTCGGTGACGGTTATCGATGAGACCACCCGGGCAGCGCGGGTGATCGTGCCCGATTTCCAGTTGTCGCTGGCCATCGGCAAGGAGGGGCAGAACGCGCGGCTGGCGGCCCGGTTGACCGGGTGGCGCATCGACATCCGTAGTGACGACGCTGCAGCTGACGGTGAACCGGAGCGGCGGCCGGCTCGCCCGGACGCGGCGCGCGGCGTGCGGGGAGAGCACTGA
- a CDS encoding MFS transporter, translating to MTALNDAERAAIHRDAESRDKRGPDEASGRALPARISGSGETAGGRGGDGARVGRTPGWLPSRRFIAAVIAIGGMQLLATMDSTIAIVALPRIQDELNLSDAGRSWVITAYVLTFGGLMLLGGRLGDTIGRKRTFIVGVTLFTIASVLCGIAWDEATLVTARLLQGVGAAIASPTALALIATTFPKGPARNTATAVFAAMTGVGSVMGLVVGGALTEVSWRLAFLVNVPIGLLMIYLARKTLRETTRERLKLDAAGALLATMGCTAAVFAFSMGPEAGWSSPITVGSGVAAVGCLIAFLWVERTAENPVVPFELFRDRNRVATFAAIFLAGGVMFTLTVLIGLYVQDIMGYSALRAGVGFIPFVVALGIGLGLSSALVSKFPPRVLVIGGGVLVLAAMLYGSTLDAGIPYFPNLVIPITVGGLGIGMIVVPLMISAIAGVGFDQIGPVSAIALMLQNLGGPVVLAIIQAVITSRTLYLGGTTGPVKDMNPAQLHALDQGYTYGLLWVAAVAVVVGGAALFIKYTAEQVAHAQEVKDAIDAGEL from the coding sequence ATGACGGCTCTCAACGATGCGGAGCGTGCCGCCATCCACCGTGATGCTGAAAGCAGGGACAAGCGAGGTCCGGACGAGGCCTCGGGCCGAGCCCTGCCCGCACGGATCTCGGGTTCGGGTGAGACGGCCGGTGGCCGCGGAGGCGACGGAGCGCGGGTAGGTAGAACACCGGGATGGCTGCCGTCACGGCGCTTCATCGCCGCGGTGATCGCGATCGGCGGCATGCAGCTACTGGCCACGATGGACAGCACCATCGCCATCGTCGCGCTGCCGCGGATCCAGGACGAACTCAACCTGTCCGACGCCGGTCGCAGCTGGGTGATCACCGCCTACGTACTGACGTTCGGCGGTCTGATGCTGCTCGGCGGCCGGCTCGGCGACACCATCGGCCGCAAGCGGACATTCATCGTCGGCGTCACCCTGTTCACCATCGCCTCGGTGCTGTGTGGCATCGCCTGGGATGAGGCCACCCTGGTCACCGCCCGGCTGCTGCAGGGTGTCGGCGCGGCGATCGCGTCTCCGACAGCGTTGGCGCTGATCGCCACCACCTTCCCCAAGGGCCCCGCGCGAAACACCGCGACCGCGGTGTTTGCCGCGATGACCGGTGTCGGCTCGGTGATGGGCCTGGTGGTCGGCGGCGCGTTGACCGAGGTCTCCTGGCGCTTGGCGTTCCTGGTGAACGTCCCGATCGGTCTGCTGATGATCTACCTGGCGCGCAAGACCCTGCGGGAAACCACCCGCGAGCGCCTCAAGCTCGACGCGGCCGGAGCGCTGCTGGCCACCATGGGTTGTACCGCGGCGGTGTTCGCGTTCTCGATGGGACCCGAGGCCGGTTGGTCCTCACCGATCACGGTCGGGTCGGGGGTCGCCGCAGTGGGCTGTCTGATCGCATTCCTGTGGGTCGAGCGCACCGCCGAGAACCCGGTCGTGCCGTTCGAGTTGTTCCGCGACCGCAATCGGGTCGCCACGTTCGCGGCGATCTTCCTGGCCGGCGGGGTGATGTTCACGCTGACCGTGCTCATCGGTCTCTACGTGCAGGACATCATGGGATACAGCGCCTTGCGGGCGGGGGTCGGTTTCATCCCGTTCGTCGTCGCGCTGGGCATCGGTCTGGGGCTGTCCTCGGCACTGGTGTCGAAGTTCCCGCCGCGTGTGCTGGTCATCGGCGGTGGCGTTCTGGTGCTGGCGGCGATGCTCTACGGCTCCACGCTCGACGCCGGCATCCCGTACTTCCCGAACCTCGTGATACCCATCACCGTCGGCGGGCTCGGGATCGGCATGATCGTGGTGCCGCTGATGATCTCGGCCATCGCCGGAGTCGGGTTCGACCAGATCGGCCCGGTGTCGGCTATCGCGCTGATGCTGCAGAACCTGGGTGGTCCGGTCGTGCTGGCCATCATCCAGGCGGTCATCACCTCGCGGACGCTGTACCTGGGCGGCACCACCGGCCCGGTCAAGGACATGAATCCGGCGCAGTTGCATGCGCTCGACCAGGGCTATACCTATGGGCTGTTGTGGGTGGCGGCGGTCGCGGTCGTCGTCGGCGGCGCGGCGTTGTTCATCAAGTACACCGCTGAGCAGGTGGCGCACGCGCAGGAAGTCAAGGACGCGATCGACGCCGGAGAGCTCTAG
- the cobO gene encoding cob(I)yrinic acid a,c-diamide adenosyltransferase: protein MPQGQPLTVPQDGLTTRARRNAPLLAVHTGPGKGKSTAAFGMALRAWNQGFDIAVFQFVKSAKWKVGEETALRELGRVHDERGVGGPVEWHKMGAGWSWSRKAGSAADHAAAAAEGWAEIARRLAEQQHTFYVLDEFTYPLKWGWVDVDEVITTLTARPGTQHVVITGRDAPQALLDAADLVTEMTKVKHPMDVGRKGQRGIEW, encoded by the coding sequence ATGCCTCAGGGCCAACCATTGACCGTCCCCCAGGACGGCCTGACCACCAGGGCGCGGCGCAATGCGCCCCTGCTGGCCGTGCACACCGGCCCGGGCAAGGGAAAGTCCACTGCGGCGTTCGGTATGGCGCTGCGGGCCTGGAACCAGGGATTCGACATCGCGGTGTTCCAGTTCGTCAAGAGTGCCAAATGGAAGGTGGGCGAAGAGACCGCGCTTCGTGAACTCGGTCGCGTGCACGACGAGCGCGGGGTGGGTGGGCCGGTGGAGTGGCACAAGATGGGCGCGGGGTGGTCATGGTCGCGGAAAGCCGGCAGCGCAGCCGACCACGCCGCCGCGGCCGCCGAGGGCTGGGCCGAGATCGCCCGCCGGCTCGCCGAGCAGCAGCACACCTTCTATGTGCTCGACGAGTTCACCTATCCGCTCAAGTGGGGATGGGTCGATGTCGACGAGGTGATCACGACGCTGACGGCGCGCCCCGGTACCCAACACGTGGTGATCACCGGCCGCGACGCTCCACAGGCCTTGCTCGACGCTGCGGACCTGGTCACCGAGATGACGAAGGTCAAGCATCCGATGGATGTGGGGCGCAAGGGTCAACGAGGAATCGAGTGGTGA
- a CDS encoding ferritin-like domain-containing protein codes for MTSPEPVPTRPSDSVNGSLFDAVATEHATIYGYGLVSARSRPEINYLVADAMAEHRRRREKAIALLGERDAAVPLPAAGYQLPMDVDTHTEAAQLAVRMEQDTATAWRAVVEQAPDETMRAFAVAAMIESAVAAARWRAEQGTTPVTVAFPGGSE; via the coding sequence GTGACCTCTCCCGAACCGGTTCCGACCCGGCCCAGCGACAGCGTGAACGGTTCGCTGTTCGACGCGGTGGCCACCGAACACGCGACCATCTACGGCTACGGCCTGGTCTCGGCACGTTCCCGACCCGAGATCAACTACCTGGTTGCCGACGCGATGGCCGAGCACCGGCGCCGGCGCGAAAAGGCGATCGCGTTGCTCGGGGAACGCGATGCCGCCGTTCCGCTACCAGCGGCCGGGTATCAGCTCCCGATGGATGTCGACACCCACACCGAGGCCGCCCAGCTGGCCGTTCGGATGGAGCAGGATACCGCCACCGCGTGGCGGGCCGTGGTCGAGCAGGCGCCCGACGAGACGATGCGTGCGTTCGCGGTAGCGGCGATGATCGAAAGCGCGGTCGCCGCGGCGCGTTGGCGCGCCGAACAGGGCACCACCCCGGTCACCGTCGCGTTTCCGGGTGGCAGCGAGTAG
- the rimP gene encoding ribosome maturation factor RimP — MAERSAGLPSQGQVTELLEGAFARAGYDIEDVVIDFAARPPRITVVTDSDSGLDLDAIAELSRTASGLLDALDSPAYVLEVTSPGVDRPLTTPTHFRRAQGRRVEFTLSDGTTLTGRLGPLDGDSVRVVVRQGASTGYTIRDLALEGIVKAVVQVEFSPPNPRELELAGQSGKEG; from the coding sequence GTGGCTGAGCGGTCTGCGGGATTACCGTCGCAAGGACAGGTGACCGAACTGCTCGAGGGAGCTTTCGCGCGCGCCGGATACGACATCGAGGACGTGGTGATCGATTTCGCGGCCCGTCCGCCGCGCATCACCGTGGTCACCGACAGCGACTCCGGACTGGACCTCGACGCGATCGCAGAGTTGTCGCGCACGGCGTCGGGCCTGCTCGATGCGCTCGACAGCCCCGCCTACGTGTTGGAGGTGACCTCTCCGGGCGTGGACCGCCCGTTGACGACACCCACGCATTTTCGCCGGGCGCAGGGTCGGCGGGTGGAGTTCACCCTGTCGGACGGGACGACGCTGACCGGGCGACTCGGACCCCTCGACGGTGATTCCGTGCGGGTGGTGGTTCGCCAAGGCGCTTCCACGGGGTACACCATTCGTGACCTCGCTCTGGAGGGCATTGTCAAAGCTGTTGTCCAGGTGGAGTTCTCGCCGCCCAATCCGCGTGAGCTGGAGCTGGCCGGCCAATCCGGAAAGGAGGGCTAG